AAACTTACAACCGTAAGCCTTTTCGCGCCTCCTCTCTCCAGAGAAGTGTTCTTTCCAACCTCCGTCAGAAAGAAAGCTACATCTTATGCTACCCCCTATTTTTTTTGCACCTTTTTTTATCTTTTTTCCTTAATCACAACTCCTCCTCTCTTACTAACCATCCTACCTAAACCCAACCCTCACACTACCCTCAACCCTTTCCAGCCCCTGAAAAAATTGGAAAAAATACATCAGTTTGTACGAATTTCTATCCCCTAACCTTTTCTTTCCCCAAATAAAATTCCCTTTTTACAACTCTTTTTTTGAATTGTTCCCACCAGGCACATATCTTGGCTTGTTCTAATTATAGATTATCTACTAGTATATCCCTTCTTGAAGCCGAAGGCCTCTCTTCTCTAAACAGTCCCTAACTCTATTCTTTTTAGCCTGAGGACTTGTCTTCGGATAAACCTTCTTGAGGTTTTCTTTTCGAAAATCTTTTTTATTATTGTGAGTTAAAAAGTGGTCTTCCCATGTTAAGCAATACTCTTCGATCTAACTTTCTAAAATTCTATGCTAACCGGAACCATACTCCTGTAGCATCCTCCCCAGTTTTCCCACATAATGATCCTTCTATTCTCTTCACTAACGCGGGAATGAACCAATTTAAGAATATTTTTTTAGGGAAAGAAAAGACTAGTTACACGAGAGCAACTACTTCCCAAAAATGTATTCGTGCTGGAGGGAAACATAATGACTTAGAAAATGTCGGTCACACATCTCGACATCTTACTTTCTTTGAAATGTTAGGAAATTTCTCCTTTGGCGATTACTTCAAACAAGATGCCATTTCTTTCGCCTGGGAAGTCTCGCTTTCTGTTTTTAACTTTGATCCTGATTTTATCTACGCCACCGTGCACGAGAAAGATGATGAAGCTTTCGCTCTTTGGGAAAAATACCTTCCAACAGATAAAATTTTCCGTTTAACAGATAAAGATAATTTCTGGAGCATGGCTGACACTGGGCCTTGTGGGTTCTGTTCTGAATTATTATTTGATCGAGGAGAAAAATTTGGAAGCGCTTCTACTCCTCTTGATGATGTTGATGGGGAACGTTTTTTAGAATACTGGAATCTTGTATTCATGGAGTTCAATAGAACATCTGATGGAACACTTTTAGCTTTACAGAAAAAGTGTGTGGATACCGGAGCAGGTCTAGAGCGATTAGTCTCTTTGTTAGCTGAAACAGAAACTGTATTCGAAGCAGATGTTTTAAGACACCTTATCGCTAAAGTAGAAAATTTATCCGGAGTCTCCTACTCTCCAACGGAGCCTAAAGGAGCTGCTTTTCGGGTTATAGCAGATCACATTCGCTCCCTCTCTTTCGCTATAGCAGATGGGCTCTTACCAGGAAACACAGAACGAGGTTATGTATTAAGAAAAATCCTTCGTCGTGCTGTCAATTATGGGAAACATCTTGGCTTCCACCACCCATTTTTGGCAGAAGTCGTCCCTTCTCTAGTAGAAACCATGGGAGAAGCTTATCCTGAACTTCAGGTGTCTGCAACACAAATTCAGGAAGTCCTTACTCATGAAGAGGAACATTTTTTCAAAACATTACAACGAGGGGGAAATCTTCTCCAACAAGTACTGAAATCTTCAGCTTCCTCATCAACAATTTCTGGAGAGGATGCCTTCAAGCTCAAGGATACGTATGGTCTTCCTATTGATGAGATTGCACTGCTAGCCAAAGACCATAACTACACTGTGGATATGAAAACGTTCGAAAAGCTAGAAGTAGAAGCAAAAGAGCGATCCCGAAAAAGTACGAATAAAATCAAAAACGATAGTGATTCCATTTTCCAGGATTTAAACCCAACAGATACCTCTGAATTCGTTGGATACGACATGCTTTCCTGTGACACCTTTATTGAAGGTATCGTTAAATACAATGAAGTCGCCTCAACCTTAGAAGAAGGAGAAGAAGGGGCGATTATTTTACGCACTACACCATTTTATGCAGAAAAAGGGGGCCAAATCGGAGATTCCGGAGAGATCTTTTGTAAGGCCGGCACCTTTTTAGTCTCTCATACGACCACTCCTAAAGCAGGATTGATTGTACATCACGGGAAACTTTCTCAGGGAAGATTACAGACAACAATGGCAGTCACAGCACAAGTAAATCAAAACCTCCGGAAAAAAACTGCCAACAATCACACTGGCTGCCACCTTTTGCATAAAGCTCTCGAAATAACGCTTGGAGAACATATTCGTCAGGCGGGCTCATATGTAGACGCTCAAAAAATTCGATTAGATTTTACTCATAACAAAGCTCTATCTCCTGAAGATCTTTTGACTATAGAAACCCTTGTTAACGAAAAAATTCGAGAAAATGCCCCTGTAACCATTCGAGAAGCTTTGTATTCCGATGTCATGGGATCTTCTGAAATTAAACAGTTTTTTGGAGATAAATACGGCGATGTTGTCCGAGTAGTTTCTGCAGGATTTTCTCATGAATTATGTGGGGGAACACACGCTCAGGCAACTGGAGACATTGGATATTTCAGAATCATCAAAGAGCACGCGGTTGCAACAGGGATACGCCGTATAGAAGCAACTACAGGAGAAGATGCAGAGAATATTGCCCGCGGACAAGATGCCAATCTGAACGAAATAGCAGTGGTTATTCAATCTCCTAAAGATCAAATTCTTGTCAAAATCCGTAACGTTATAGAAGAGAAGAAAGATTTGGCTAAACAAGTTGCTCACTTGGAGAACCAACTTGTCCAACAACAGGTGAAAAACCTATTATCTCTGTGCGAAAAAGTTGATGAAACCTCTTATTTGGTTTGTTCTCTAACTGAAGAGGAAGGTCAACGAATACAACATTATGCAAATACCTTGCATAAAGAAATTCCGGTAAACTTTATTTCTCTATGGGTAACAGAAAAGAATGGCCGCTTTATTGTTTTGTCTAGGATTTCTGATGATTTGACAAAACGAGGAATTCAAGCACAAGCTTTGCTTGAAGAGCTTCTTGCTCCATACGGAGGTCGTTGTGGAGGGAAAGCGGTTTCTGCCCAAGGCAGTTCTACAAAACTGCCTCAAATAGAAGTTCTTAACAAAGCTTTGAGACAATGGATTTCGACCCAACTAGCATAAATTTCTCTGGTTTTTCTTCACTAAAAGATTCCGAGCTCCCATCTCTTGTGGAAAATCTTCATACGGGAGCCCGGTCTTTTGTCGTTGCAAAACTTTTCCGAGAACTCAAACAGTCTATCATCATCATAACGACGCCTACAAAACTTGATGACTTATTTGAAGATCTTACTACCTTATTGGGAGAGTCTCCTCTTGAATTCCCTGCTTCAGAGATAGATTTATCCCCCAAACTAGTCAATGTTGATGCTGTAGGGAAAAGAGATCAAATCCTATATGACCTGCAGAAACAAAAGAAACCTGTTGTCTGCATTACTACGCTAAAAGCCTTACTAGAAAGAACTCCTTCTCCAAAATCTTTAATTCATGATCACCTCGAACTTCGTATAGGAGAAGAGCTCGATCCAGATACTTTGCTAGATCTTTGTAAAAATTTAGGATATCGGCATGAAGCCCTTGCTCGAGAAAAAGGGGATTTTGCTTTTCGGGGAGGCATCGTTGATATTTTCCCTTTGTCTTCTCCCGAACCTTTCCGTATCGAGTTTTGGGGCGATCGTATTTCTTCTATTCGATCTTACAATCCTTCTGATCAGCTCTCTACAGGAAAACTTTCTCATATTACCATTTCTTCTGCCACAGCTGTCATTCCTACAGATAAATTATCCCACTCACTTCTAGATTATTTTGAAAAATTCCCTCTTTGTATTTTCGATAATTTTTCCTCTCTAGAAGATAATTTCGCAGATATTTCAGGAATCTTGTCTTCTCTTCCTAAGCGTTTTATTTCTATTCAAGATTTATTTCGACAAATTCTAAAAAAATCCCAGCCTTTATTTTTTGAAGAACAACAATTTCCCAACCTTTTTTCACACAAAGATAAAGGATTTTATCTAGAAGCTTTTCACGAAAAGATCTCCGTTCAAAGAGTTTGCTTGCCATTTATTTATCCGCCAGCTCTC
The Chlamydia sp. genome window above contains:
- the alaS gene encoding alanine--tRNA ligase: MLSNTLRSNFLKFYANRNHTPVASSPVFPHNDPSILFTNAGMNQFKNIFLGKEKTSYTRATTSQKCIRAGGKHNDLENVGHTSRHLTFFEMLGNFSFGDYFKQDAISFAWEVSLSVFNFDPDFIYATVHEKDDEAFALWEKYLPTDKIFRLTDKDNFWSMADTGPCGFCSELLFDRGEKFGSASTPLDDVDGERFLEYWNLVFMEFNRTSDGTLLALQKKCVDTGAGLERLVSLLAETETVFEADVLRHLIAKVENLSGVSYSPTEPKGAAFRVIADHIRSLSFAIADGLLPGNTERGYVLRKILRRAVNYGKHLGFHHPFLAEVVPSLVETMGEAYPELQVSATQIQEVLTHEEEHFFKTLQRGGNLLQQVLKSSASSSTISGEDAFKLKDTYGLPIDEIALLAKDHNYTVDMKTFEKLEVEAKERSRKSTNKIKNDSDSIFQDLNPTDTSEFVGYDMLSCDTFIEGIVKYNEVASTLEEGEEGAIILRTTPFYAEKGGQIGDSGEIFCKAGTFLVSHTTTPKAGLIVHHGKLSQGRLQTTMAVTAQVNQNLRKKTANNHTGCHLLHKALEITLGEHIRQAGSYVDAQKIRLDFTHNKALSPEDLLTIETLVNEKIRENAPVTIREALYSDVMGSSEIKQFFGDKYGDVVRVVSAGFSHELCGGTHAQATGDIGYFRIIKEHAVATGIRRIEATTGEDAENIARGQDANLNEIAVVIQSPKDQILVKIRNVIEEKKDLAKQVAHLENQLVQQQVKNLLSLCEKVDETSYLVCSLTEEEGQRIQHYANTLHKEIPVNFISLWVTEKNGRFIVLSRISDDLTKRGIQAQALLEELLAPYGGRCGGKAVSAQGSSTKLPQIEVLNKALRQWISTQLA